From the genome of Elusimicrobiota bacterium, one region includes:
- a CDS encoding glycosyltransferase family 2 protein — MTTPDSPNSKLYILLPAYNEETALRRLIPDIDEVARSMGMPYEVVLVDDGSRDGTPAVVQELSPRVPLRHLRHATNQGYGAALNTGYTWIVLHAQPQDLVISLDADNTHSPAYFPSMVQKLMEGYDVVTCSYSMPGGKASGIPPKRRLFSKVANLIFRLGFHVPGTLSYTNGFRVYRVGILQRTYSRYHDPLINETGFPGGTELLLKVSREGARTAEVPFTLHYENRGADSKIRVTRTIFCYLKLLATYGGRRH, encoded by the coding sequence ATGACAACGCCCGATAGTCCGAATTCAAAGCTTTATATCTTACTACCCGCCTACAATGAAGAGACCGCCCTGCGGCGACTCATCCCTGATATTGATGAGGTCGCGCGGTCGATGGGCATGCCGTACGAAGTGGTGCTCGTGGATGACGGGTCCAGGGATGGAACACCCGCCGTGGTCCAGGAACTGTCTCCGCGCGTCCCGCTGCGCCATTTGCGCCACGCGACCAACCAAGGCTACGGCGCCGCTCTCAATACCGGCTACACGTGGATTGTCCTCCATGCGCAACCCCAGGACCTGGTCATTTCTCTTGACGCGGACAACACGCATTCGCCGGCTTATTTCCCGTCCATGGTTCAGAAACTGATGGAAGGGTATGATGTGGTCACGTGCTCCTATTCGATGCCGGGCGGCAAGGCTTCGGGCATTCCGCCCAAGCGGCGTCTCTTCAGCAAAGTCGCCAATCTCATTTTCCGATTGGGTTTTCATGTGCCGGGCACCCTTTCGTATACAAACGGTTTCCGTGTCTACCGGGTGGGTATTCTTCAGCGGACCTACAGCCGCTATCACGATCCCCTGATTAATGAGACGGGATTCCCGGGGGGAACGGAACTCTTGCTGAAGGTGTCGCGGGAAGGCGCGCGCACGGCGGAGGTCCCGTTTACTCTGCATTACGAGAACCGGGGTGCAGACAGTAAAATCCGGGTTACCCGCACGATCTTTTGCTATCTGAAGCTGTTGGCCACTTATGGAGGACGCCGTCATTGA